GGTTGCGGGCGTGCTCGAGCCGTGGCATCTGAGCCGCGAGGACCCCGACGGCGCCACTCTCGGGGTGGCCATGGAGCGGTTCGGGGTGGATCCGGACGCGGCCCTTTCGGGCGCGTGGGCCCCCAATTCGGTTCACGCGTATCTTGAGCTTCACATTGAGCAGGGGCCCCTGCTTGAGACGTCCGGCAAGCAAATCGGGGTGGTCACCGCCATCGCGGGGATCGAACGCCTCATCGCCGCGTTCACCGGCCGTGCGGACCATGCCGGAACCATGCCGATGGAGCAGAGGAGCGACGCTCTCCTCGCGGCGGCGTCCGCGGCGTTGTCGGTGGAACGCGAGGCCTGCGGCGCGCCAGTTCACGCCGTCGCCACCAGCGGCCGGATCGACGCTTTCCCCGGGGCCATGAACGTGGTTCCGGGCTCCGCCCGCCTGTGGGCCGAGATGCGTTCAGTCGACCCGGCTTGGCTGCACGGCGCCAAGCGCCGTCTGGCCGAGCGAATCGCCCAAGACGCGTCCGCCAGGGGCGTTGACACGGCCATCGAATGGCTGAGCGACCAGGATCCGGTTCCCACGGCCCACTCGGTTCAGGACCGAATCGCCCAGGCTGCCGAGGGCTTGGGTTTGACCTGGGAGTCCGTCCCGTCTGGCGCGGGGCATGACGCCGCGCACATGGCCCACCTTGGACCCATGGGCATGATCTTCATCCCCTCGATCGGTGGGCGCTCCCACGTTCCCGAGGAGCTGTCTTTGCCGAAGGACATTGTGGACGGCGCGCGGGTGTTGGCTCTGACGGCGCTCGATCTGGATTCGAGAGAGCCGACATGACACGGGTCGCGCGAGGCGCCTACGGCCTCCTCGGCATAGCGGCCCTGCTGGGCGCGATGGACGTGGCCGTGAGGAGCGGCGCCCTGTCCCACCACGCGGTCCCAACAGCCGTGGAGATGGTCAAGGCCTTCGGCGGTCTTGCCGTTTCAGGCGCTTTTCTCCGCGCCGTGGGCCAGACGTTGATCGCCACGCTGCTGGCTTTTGCCGCCGCCGCGGTGGTCGCCACACCGCTTGGCGTCCTCCTCGGAGCGTCCCGCCGAGCCGAACGGCTGTCTTCGGGGTTGATCGAGACGCTGCGCCCAATCCCCTCCATAGCGCTCATGCCCGTCGCGATTCTGGCGTTGGGAATCGCGATTGAACTCAAGATCGCATTGGCGGGATTCGCCTCCCTCTGGCCTCTCCTGATCAACGCCATAGCCGGTGTGCGCTCAGCCGACTCCCTGATGATCCGCACCGCGCGTTCCTTCACCTGGTCGCGCGCCCGGATAATGCGCCGGGTTCAGCTACGCGCCGCCCTGCCGTTCATAGTCTCCGGCGCGCGCCAGTCGATCTCCGTCGCCCTGGTGATAGTTGTCACCTTGGAGCTGCTGGGCGCGAAGGGCGGGATTGGCGAGGTGATCCGCCAATACTCCGCCAGCGGACGCGTCGACTACGTGTTCGGCGGCGTGCTCGCGACGGGTCTGCTGGGCTTGGCGCTCCACGCCGTGCTGTCACGCGGCGAGGCCCGCTTGCTGCGTTGGGCGCCCCAGCACCGGGCGGTGCGGCCATGAGGCGGCGGGCCGCGGTCTTGGGCGGCCAGGCCAGCCGCCTCGTTCTGCTCGTGGTCGCGCTGGCGGTATGGCAGTTGGCGGCGCTGCACGCGCAGATCCGGTACTTGCCGCCATTCAGCGAAGTGGTCGGCCGGTTCTTCGCGGACTGGTTTTCCGGACCCTGGTACCACGCCTTTTTCTCCACCGCTTTCATTGAGAACGGTTTGCCGACCATTGGGCGTCTGGCGGTCGGTTGGCTGGTGGCCGCCGTGCTTGGGGTCGCGATCGGCACCGCGTTGGCTTTGGCGCCCAGGCTGGACGCCACGCTGTCGCCGGTGGTCCGCTTCGGGATGTCCATGCCGACGCCGGCTCTGCTGCCGCTGGCTCTCGCGATTTTCGGCTTGGGGTACGGGGCGAAGGTGTTTTTCATCGCCATAGGCGCGATCTGGCCGGTGATTGTGAACACGGCGGACGGCATCCGGGGCGCGGACCCGACCGCGCTGGCGGCCGCGCGTTCGCTGTCCCTTCCCCCCGTGACTTGGCTGACGCGCTTCCGAATCCCTCTGGCCTCTCCCCAAATCATGGCCGGGCTCCGCGTCAGCGTGAACACCGCCGTGCTGCTGATCGTGGTGGCCGAGCTTTATGCGGCGACCAGCGGTATTGGCTTTTTCATTGTCTCAACCCAGCGAAACTTCGACACGGTGGGCACCTGGTCCGGAATCTTGCTGCTGGCCGGTTTGGGCATAGTGTGCAACGCCCTTTTTGTCATTGTTGAGCGCCGCGTCATGCGCTGGCATGGCCCTGCTCGGGAGGTCCAGTAATGCCGAACGTTTTGGAAGTCTCTCGCCTGTCATTCACCTATCCGTCCGCGGCCGCCCCGACTCTGGGGGAGGTCAGCTTTGTGGTGGGGAGCCATGAGTTCGTCTGCGTTGTCGGCCCCTCCGGTTCGGGCAAGACCACCCTGTTGAACTGCCTGGCCGGCCTGACCCGCCCCACAGGCGGCGGCGTGTTGCTTGAAGACCAGGAGCTGACGGGTCCCAGCCCCCGTGTCGGCGTTGTGTTCCAGGATTACTCGCGTTCGCTCTTCCCGTGGCTCACCGCGGCGAAGAACGTCGCGTTCCCGCTGACCACCCGCGGGCTGTCGAAAGCGGAGGTCGCCTCGCGCGTCGAATTGGCGCTGGAGTCGGTTGGGCTTGGCGGCCACGGGGCCAAATATCCGTGGGAGATGTCGGGCGGCATGCAACAGCGGGTCGCGATCGCCCGCGCCCTCGCGGTCCAGCCACACCTGCTGATAATGGACGAGCCGATGGCGTCCGTTGACGCTCAGACCCGCTCCGACCTGGAGGACCTGGTGCTGCGCATCTGGGCGGAACGGCAAATCAGCGTTGTCCTGGTCACCCACGACATTGACGAGGCGATTTACATGTCGGACCGGGTGGTCGTCTTGTCGACTCCGCCGGCCGCCGTCCACAACGTGATTTGCGTCGACCTGCCCCGCCCGCGCGAACAATTGGCGACCAAGGAGGACCCCGCCTTCGGTCACCTCAGGGCGCGCCTGTTCGCGGAAATCTCCGAACTGCGCCGGTCTTCGGCGCCGGAGCTGACCCAATAGCCAGAGCAATAAGAAACCATTGAAAGGAAACCGACTGTGAAACTAACTGTCTTGCGAACCCGGGGGTTGGCGGTCTTGGCGGGCTTTTCGGCACTTGCGTTTGCGGCATCGGCCTGTGCGGCGGAGGATAAACCGGCGGCGGGCCAGAGCGGGGGGTCGCCGTCCGAACCGACAGCGGAAGAAGTTTTGGAGCTGACGGTTGCGGTCATGCCGATCGCCGACTGCGGCGCCTACTTTTACGCGGAGGACACGGGGCTTTTTGACGACTACAACCTGAAGATCGTGTCGGAGAGCGCGACTGGCGGATCTGCGGCGATCGCGGCCATGGCGGCGGGCGACTACGACGTGGTCTATTCAGGCACCGACGGCTCGATCAAGGCTTTTGCGAACGGTTTGCCTGTGAAAGTGGTGTCCGGGGCGAACTTCAACCAGGCCGCCGGCCAGGCGGACGCGACCGGTTTGGTGGTGGCGGCCGGGATCGCGGACGTGTCGCAGCTTGCGGGCGCGACGATCGGCACGAACGCGTTGGGCAACATCAACCAGGTCTTCGCCCAGGAGTTCCTCGCCTCTCAAGGCGTTGAGGATGTGCAAGTGGTTGAAATCCCGTTCCCCGAACAGGTTGCCGCGCTTGAGGCCGGTCAAATCAAAGCCACGCTCTTGCCGGAGCCGTTCGCGTCACAGGCCGTCGCCGCCGGTGGCGCGATCCTCGGCTACCCGTACCGGGTGGGCCAGGATTCGAAGAGCGCGGTCGGCGTGTACGTGTCAACAGACCAGGTGCTGGCTGAGAAGTCGGAGGCCGTCAACCGCTTTGTGGAGGCTATGACGGCGGCTTCCGCGGCGGCCAACGATCCGGCGAACCATGACGCGGTGGTCAAAGCGATCTTGGCGCACACCCAGTTGAGCGACGAGGTGGTGGAGTCGATGGTCTTTGTCGAATACTCGACCGATGCGGACACCGCGCGCATTCAGGCCGTGGCGGATCTGCTGACAAAGTTCGGCGTGCTCCCGGACTCGGTCGACGTGACCGACCTGGTCGCGCCGAGATCATAGTTTGGAGTCTGGCGCCGGGTGCCGCAACGCCGGTCCCGGCGCCAGACCCGGCCGAACCCGCGAAGGAGCGAAATGTTCCCGACCTTGCGCCAGGTGATGGAGGACCTCGAACGCGCCGGCGACCTGCGGCGGATAGACGCCCCGGTGGATCCGAACCAGGAACTGGCGGCGTTGCTGTCGCTGACCGAAAGCGGCCCTGCTACCGTGGCCACCCGCGTGGTCGGGTCGCCCTTCCCGGTGGTGGCGAACCTTGTGAACAGCCGGGACCGCCTGGCGCGGTCGGTGGGGCTGAACACGGGGGCGTTGACCGACGCGCTCATTGGGGCGGTCGCCCGGCCGGTCCCGCCGGTCCCCGCGCCCGGTCCCGCGCCCGTGCAGACGGTGGTTTGCGAGCCCCGCCTCGACAGGCTGCCTGTGCCGCGCTTTTTCGAGTTGGAGACCGGGCCGTACATCACCGGCGGTGTGACGTTGGTTCGCGATGCCGTCAACGGACAACGCAACCTGTCTTTCGCCCGGTACAAGGTTCTGAGCGCCACCCGGGCAATGCTCGGAGTGTCGCCGAACCACCACCTGGGTCAGATGGCGCGGCGGGCTCAGGCCGTTGGCCAGGACCTGCCGGTGGCCGTCGCCATTGGCGTCCACCCGGCGATCATGTTGGCGGCCTGCTTGTACCTCGGGTTCGGTGAAGACGAACTCGAATGCGCTGGCGCCTTGATGGGCGGCCCGGTCGAAACCGTGCCCGGAGTGAGCGTGGACGTGGCCGTTC
This genomic stretch from Bifidobacteriaceae bacterium harbors:
- a CDS encoding ABC transporter substrate-binding protein encodes the protein MKLTVLRTRGLAVLAGFSALAFAASACAAEDKPAAGQSGGSPSEPTAEEVLELTVAVMPIADCGAYFYAEDTGLFDDYNLKIVSESATGGSAAIAAMAAGDYDVVYSGTDGSIKAFANGLPVKVVSGANFNQAAGQADATGLVVAAGIADVSQLAGATIGTNALGNINQVFAQEFLASQGVEDVQVVEIPFPEQVAALEAGQIKATLLPEPFASQAVAAGGAILGYPYRVGQDSKSAVGVYVSTDQVLAEKSEAVNRFVEAMTAASAAANDPANHDAVVKAILAHTQLSDEVVESMVFVEYSTDADTARIQAVADLLTKFGVLPDSVDVTDLVAPRS
- a CDS encoding UbiD family decarboxylase, which codes for MFPTLRQVMEDLERAGDLRRIDAPVDPNQELAALLSLTESGPATVATRVVGSPFPVVANLVNSRDRLARSVGLNTGALTDALIGAVARPVPPVPAPGPAPVQTVVCEPRLDRLPVPRFFELETGPYITGGVTLVRDAVNGQRNLSFARYKVLSATRAMLGVSPNHHLGQMARRAQAVGQDLPVAVAIGVHPAIMLAACLYLGFGEDELECAGALMGGPVETVPGVSVDVAV
- a CDS encoding M20 family metallo-hydrolase, which produces MRVDPLAVAGRIGPDRLMAAIEALAAGYAESGEPGWTRRVFSEPYRAARDWVAGQMRAAGLEVTLDAGGNVLGRLPGRSPSKPAIVLGSHSDTVWAGGRFDGIVGVLAAVAVAAAVNESGFELEHDLVVADFLGEEANPFGISCIGSRSVAGVLEPWHLSREDPDGATLGVAMERFGVDPDAALSGAWAPNSVHAYLELHIEQGPLLETSGKQIGVVTAIAGIERLIAAFTGRADHAGTMPMEQRSDALLAAASAALSVEREACGAPVHAVATSGRIDAFPGAMNVVPGSARLWAEMRSVDPAWLHGAKRRLAERIAQDASARGVDTAIEWLSDQDPVPTAHSVQDRIAQAAEGLGLTWESVPSGAGHDAAHMAHLGPMGMIFIPSIGGRSHVPEELSLPKDIVDGARVLALTALDLDSREPT
- a CDS encoding ABC transporter permease, with amino-acid sequence MRRRAAVLGGQASRLVLLVVALAVWQLAALHAQIRYLPPFSEVVGRFFADWFSGPWYHAFFSTAFIENGLPTIGRLAVGWLVAAVLGVAIGTALALAPRLDATLSPVVRFGMSMPTPALLPLALAIFGLGYGAKVFFIAIGAIWPVIVNTADGIRGADPTALAAARSLSLPPVTWLTRFRIPLASPQIMAGLRVSVNTAVLLIVVAELYAATSGIGFFIVSTQRNFDTVGTWSGILLLAGLGIVCNALFVIVERRVMRWHGPAREVQ
- a CDS encoding ABC transporter permease subunit, producing the protein MTRVARGAYGLLGIAALLGAMDVAVRSGALSHHAVPTAVEMVKAFGGLAVSGAFLRAVGQTLIATLLAFAAAAVVATPLGVLLGASRRAERLSSGLIETLRPIPSIALMPVAILALGIAIELKIALAGFASLWPLLINAIAGVRSADSLMIRTARSFTWSRARIMRRVQLRAALPFIVSGARQSISVALVIVVTLELLGAKGGIGEVIRQYSASGRVDYVFGGVLATGLLGLALHAVLSRGEARLLRWAPQHRAVRP
- a CDS encoding ABC transporter ATP-binding protein, whose product is MPNVLEVSRLSFTYPSAAAPTLGEVSFVVGSHEFVCVVGPSGSGKTTLLNCLAGLTRPTGGGVLLEDQELTGPSPRVGVVFQDYSRSLFPWLTAAKNVAFPLTTRGLSKAEVASRVELALESVGLGGHGAKYPWEMSGGMQQRVAIARALAVQPHLLIMDEPMASVDAQTRSDLEDLVLRIWAERQISVVLVTHDIDEAIYMSDRVVVLSTPPAAVHNVICVDLPRPREQLATKEDPAFGHLRARLFAEISELRRSSAPELTQ